The following are from one region of the Oncorhynchus keta strain PuntledgeMale-10-30-2019 unplaced genomic scaffold, Oket_V2 Un_contig_1395_pilon_pilon, whole genome shotgun sequence genome:
- the LOC127918294 gene encoding mucin-2-like, producing the protein MGSSINNPTNRRCPHGLINTPNNQTTRRCPHGLINIPNNPTTRRCPHGLINTPNNQTTRRCPHGLINTPNNPTTRRCPHGLINTPNNPTTRRCPHGLINTPNNQTTRRCPHGLINTPNNPTTRRCPHGLINIPNNQTTRRCPHGLINTPNNQTTRRCPHGLINTPNNQTTRRCPHGLINTPNNQTTRRCPHGLINTPNNQTTRRCPHGLINTPNNQTTRRCPHGLINTPNNPTTRRCPHGLINTPNNQTTRRCPHGLINTPNNPTTRRCPHGLINTPNNPTTRRCPHGLINIPNNPTTRRCPHGLINTPNNPTTRRCPHGLINTPNNPTTRRCPHGLINIPNNPTTRRCPHGLINTPNNQTTRRCPHGLINTPNNPTTRRCPHGLINTPNNQTTRRCPHGLINTPNNPTTRR; encoded by the exons atgggtagttctatTAACAACCCCACCaataggaggtgtccacatggtctgataaacactcctaacaaccagaccactaggaggtgtccacatggtctgataaacattcctaacaaccccaccactaggaggtgtccacatggtctgataaacactcctaacaaccagaccactaggaggtgtccacatggtctgataaacactcctaacaaccccaccactaggaggtgtccacatggtctgataaacactcctaacaacccaaccactaggaggtgtccacatggtctgataaacactcctaacaaccagaccactaggaggtgtccacatggtctgataaatactcctaacaaccccaccactaggaggtgtccacatggtctgataaacattcctaacaaccagaccactaggaggtgtccacatggtctgataaacactcctaacaaccagaccactaggaggtgtccacatggtctgataaacactcctaacaaccagaccactaggaggtgtccacatggtctgataaacactcctaacaaccagaccactaggaggtgtccacatggtctgataaacactcctaacaaccagaccactaggaggtgtccacatggtctgataaacactcctaacaaccagaccactaggaggtgtccacatggtctgataaacactcctaacaaccccaccactaggaggtgtccacatggtctgataaacactcctaacaaccagaccactaggaggtgtccacatggtctgataaacactcctaacaaccccaccactaggaggtgtccacatggtctgataaacactcctaacaaccccaccactaggaggtgtccacatggtctgataaacattcctaacaaccccaccactaggaggtgtccacatggtctgataaacactcctaacaaccccaccactaggag gtgtccacatggtctgataaacactcctaacaaccccaccactaggaggtgtccacatggtctgataaacattcctaacaaccccaccactaggaggtgtccacatggtctgataaacactcctaacaaccagaccactaggaggtgtccacatggtctgataaacactcctaacaaccccaccactaggaggtgtccacatggtctgataaacactcctaacaaccagaccactaggaggtgtccacatggtctgataaacactcctaacaaccccaccactaggaggtga